The DNA segment TCCCTTATTTTGAAAAAGGCTCTCAGTGGTTTGGGTCTTGGCCTCTGTCAGAGTAGGGGAGAGGTTAAAGAAAGCTGTCTCCTGAGGGGAGAGAGCTGTGGCCCTCCCCTGAGGCCTCGAGGTGGCTGGCTGTCTTGGTGAGGTTGCAGGGAATGACTTCTGGGTGTTCTCTCTAGATGACCGAGGCCCTGTGGTCAGAAAGCAGAGGTACGTGTTTGACATTAGTGCCCTGGAGAAGGATGGGCTGCTAGGGGCCGAGCTGCGGATCTTGCGGAAGAAGCCCTCGGACACGGCCAAGCCAGTGGCCCCCGGCATCGGGCGGGCTGCCCAGCTGAAGCTGTCCGGCTGCCCCAGCGGCCGGCAGCCGGCAGCCTTGCTGGATGTGCGCTCCGTGCCAGGCCTGGACGGATCTGGCTGGGAGGTGTTCGACATCTGGAAGCTCTTCCGAAACTTTAAGAACTCGGCCCAGCTGTGCCTGGAGCTGGAGGCCTGGGAACGGGGCCGGGCCGTGGACCTCCGTGGCCTGGGCTTTGACCGGACTGCCAGGCAGGTCCACGAGAAGGCCCTGTTTCTGGTATTTGGCCGCACCAAGAAACGGGACCTGTTCTTTAATGAGATTAAGGCCCGCTCAGGTCAAGATGATAAGACTGTGTATGAGTACCTGTTCAGCCAGCGGCGAAAAAGGCGGGCCCCACTGGCCACGCGCCAGGGCAAACGGCCCAGCAAGAACCCCAAGGCCCGCTGCAGTCGGAAGGCGCTGCATGTCAACTTCAAGGACATGGGCTGGGATGACTGGATCATCGCACCCCTTGAATACGAGGCCTTCCACTGCGAGGGGCTGTGTGAGTTCCCCTTACGCTCCCACCTGGAGCCCACGAACCATGCAGTCATCCAGACCCTGATGAACTCCATGGACCCTGAGTCCACACCGCCGACCTGCTGTGTGCCCACACGACTGAGTCCCATCAGCATCCTCTTCATTGACTCCGCCAACAACGTGGTCTATAAGCAGTATGAGGACATGGTTGTGGAGTCTTGTGGCTGCAGGTAGCAGCACTGGCCCTCTGTCTTCCTGGGtggcacatcccaggatgctggtcACAACAGCCCGTCCCTGCACTCCCGGAATCAGAGAGGTTGGGAAGCAGCAGCCAGGGGCATCTACACAGCCTGCATGAAAGGGGGTTCCAACAGCCTTGCTCTTACTCTCTGAGTGGGACTGGGTTCAAGGTTCCTTTCTATCCGCAAGTCCCCTTGTCTGAGGATTTCTGCCCTTCTGCTGCTCTGACTGGCAGGGACAGACCCAGGGAGACAGACTCTGAATGGGACTGAGACCCAGGAGACCTTGCTTTCCAATGAGACTCAGCCCTCAACCTCTCCTTACCTGGGCCTTTTTGGTTTCCGGACACTCCAGGGAGGGCTCCTCTTGGGAGAGCCCACAGGTGCCACCCTCTTCTTGAATCACCATTGTGCCTGGTGACTTCCTGCCCTCGGGGCAGATGACATGCTGAttgggcaggggtgggcaggagggggtgAGGGCTTGGGCCGGGGTGAGGAGTGTGAGGCTGTTAGACTGGTAGATGAAAATGTACATTGAtgagataaaaagcaaaactgttaCTAAAACTGTGGCAAATTTCTTGTTTACTCCAGGGGACCTGGTGACCCCTCAAAGAATGACTGacccagggaagggaggtgggttgcCTGAAGCAAACTGGGAGAGTACAGGCTGAGTAGGGCCAATGCAACCTCTAACCCCCTTCCCGTTCCTTCCAAAGGCCCATTGGTCTGGAGCTCCGTCTGTTCCTCTGGGGCCTGGCAACAGACTTGACATTCCTTAGTCAAGCTTGTTGCCTCCAGAATGGATCCCTACATGGGAGGAAAATTGggaatttcattttctctaaaatcagCCTCACTTCATTCACCTATTTGTGCTCCACCCCCACACATACTCACAGAATCAGCTGCCCACCATTTAGAGGGCCGGCTACCTTTCAGTGGGGATCCTGGGCTTCCAGGGATCTCCtcctcccctgttggggcatCTTCTTTTTGCCACTGACCACTGTTCCTTGAATGATCTTGTCTGTGGCCCTGCTACCCTGCAGCTTGGCACCTTTACCAGTCCTCCCTGCTCATCCATCACATCCTACCCACCACCCCAGCTCCAGAAACAGAGCTGGAGTCCCTCCCCTTTATATTATCTGTTATACAAATACATAGCTATTTATTAGATAAGTAACCTCCCCACTTAGACCAATGCCAGACACATCCTGACAATATTTCCTGCTTGGGGCTTGGCCCAGAGTAAATGCCCACTTCCCTTTATCCACTAGAATCCTTAGGGGGGGCATGAGGCATGAACACTTGGGAGGGGAACAGAACCCTCTGGTAGGGAAATTTGAGCACGCAAGTCTTTGTTCTAAGGGCTCAGGACCAGACTCTGCCTGGCTGAAGAGCGGGAGGACCAGGGGAAGGGAGTCTAGGTCTCTGCTTCCCACCCAGGGGGCCTCAAcattttccccacctctctccagcTGGGTCTTTGATTCCCAGGGCTCCTAGCCAAAGCCGTTTCAACAGTAGGGATTCCTGCCGAGCTATGGGCAGATCTTGTGTCCCTTCCCTCTTAGGCCTGAAACCTGGGTTGTTAGGACCTGAAAcaagagcccagcacagggggCAGCCTACCTTTGAGCTGCGTCCCTGGCTTGGAGGCCATTACCTGTCCCTGAGGGGCCAGTCTGCACCTGGAGCCTAGCCCTCCCTGGCCAGGCTTCGTTGTGTTTGGCCAGTGGCAGGCCTGCGAGCTCTGGCAGTAAACAAAGGACCTGCCACAGCAGACAGAGTTCTGGTGTGAGAGGGGAGAGCGGGCCTGAGGCGGTGCTGGGGGAGCCAACCAGGGGACTGTGGACACAGGGACAGCCGGGTAGAAGCAGGGGGATGGAAAccgaggggagagagagagacagaggatgaAGAGGTCACAGGTGGGGCTGGCTCCTACACGCACTGATTTTCTGGGCTGTGTGTCCCTCCTTTCTTGGAAAGTCTGACAGCCTGGAGCGGCACCCTGCCTGAGCCCTGTCAGAGGGCTTCCTGTCATCTCAGCCCCCGTGCTCTTCCTGCTGCAGGCCCGGGCACTGCATTGACTGTTGTGGTCTGGCTTGGTACCTAAGagcttcctctcccacctcaacCTGCCCTAGAACTTGCTTTCACAAAAGAGCCACTCAGACTGCGtgccctcccccctttcctccccagaCTATGGGGATCCAATCAGATCAGTGTGGGAAACAGCCCTTCTATCCTAACCATCCGATCACCTGCCTCCTTGGAGAACGATCTCTACTGGGCATCCCCTCCAGTCCAATCGAAACAAGCTTCGGACTTGTATGGAACACTTGTGTGCAAGAGGGCACGAGGCGTGTACCATTCTCAGTTCACAAACTGGCTCTCTGCTGAGGTTCACAAACACGCTTGCAGCTCTGAAGGGCTCAAAAGGCAGCCCAGTTTCAAATTTCAGATCTGTCACTTAGAGTTAGAggccttgggcaagtaacttaattCCAtgaaccttggtttcctcatttgtcggggttggtggggaggggaataaggagggggaaggggtagacAATATGCTTATTTCATAGGGCTAACTGTGCGGATATGAAAGACACTCAACACAATGGCCAGCACAGCggtggcactcaataaatattagctgtatCATTATTGTGTCTCCAACAGTTCTGTGAGGCAGGTAGGGCAAAGGACTATTACCACCCCCcctcatttttatagatgaggaagctgacaTCCAGAGAGGTAACGCAGGCCTCCTGTGGGTCTTAGCATTCTTTGAACCATTCTCACTATTTCTCTCCCCCAATGCCACTGACTCTGGTCCTGGCGTGTAGTCAAATTAGCTTCCTAGGCCTTGCCTTCCTGTTCCTAAAAGTTTCTCCTTGGGGGACACATAATCTGTTCATTTTTGGGGAGAAATAGCTAAGCATATAGGTTAGGGCAGGGAAGATGAGAGGCCTATTGGGGTGGAAAGAGGTGAGGCTCCTAGTGCCCTGATGTCATCTCTTAGCCCCTTCCACATTCCTATGTCCCAGGCCCACAGGCGGGAGAATAGTTTTTCCAGTGTTTGGACACACGACCTTGGAAAACCTCTCAGACTTCACTCTGACTGCACAACTAGTTCTTTTGATCTGTGCACACATGTAAGGAAGCAGAGTAAGGAAGGGTGAGTCACATATGCTTGGGAGTCAGGCAGATGTGGGTTCCAGTTCCGGTTCCACCACTTTCCAGCTGAAACTCTCTAAGCCACGGTTTCTCTGTCTGTGAAAGAGGGATAATAATATCAAATTTAACAGGCCTGGGATTTGGGAGAGGggatatttattcattccatcaacctttgatccattcattcattcattaatcaataaatatttattgagggcttactatgGCCCAGATGCTGTGCTGAGGGTTGGGATAATAATAGCAACcacaattgtaaatgtttatcAAGGGCTTattgtgtgccaggtactgtgcttaGCACTTTACCTAACTTCTCTTACCTTGCAATGACCAGGTCCTCAAGttccacacatgaatgaaagagaaaataaagacccCAAGAGATGCTAGGATGATAATATAATAGGCTGAATCAAAGGAGatgaaataaaggggaaaattcaAATTGTCCATCAGAATGCATGGAACCAACCATACAAGTCCAGCATGTAAAACAATGGGATTTCACAACTTCAGATGGGAAAGAGATAGTATTACAGGTAGCTGTGAACTGAATTGAATCAGCTGAATTTGATGTGGGTGCCTAAATGCAAATATTAAGTATGGGCTTCACGCAGGACTTGGGAGTGTTGGGATGGACAGAGTAAGGGAGAAGCAAAGTCAAGGGTGAatcctgtgggtttttttttgttttttgttttttttttgcttgggcAACTGGGTAGAAGGTGTGCCATCCAAGAACAACAATGAAAGAGAATTcagaagaaggaaacattttgaGAGGAAGATAATGAGATCAGATTTGGACATGCCAGGTTTGGagaactcttttttttgttttttaagattttatttatttatttgacagagagagagagagcactagcaggggggagcggcaggcagaggcagaggcagaaacaggctccctgatcactggggagccggatgcggggctccatcccaggaccctggcatcatgacctgagctgaaggcagacacttaactgaccgagatacccaggtgccctgaagaaCTCTTAAGAgattaattttaaataggaaaagcaGCAATTCTTTCATGAAATGATAAGAAGAAAGGATACATACATATGATAAAAGCAGGTTTGTTGGTTGAGTGGTGGGAAGTCAAGTTTCATTCTGATGActtctaatttctattttctctgtgaagtaGGAGTTGAGGCCATCTGTTCAGAGACAGTAGGAAGGGGTCAGAGTCAAGGTGAGGAATGTAGAAAAGGCTCCTGATATTGGTTTAATTGTGTCCCTCAAAAAGATATGTTTAAGCCTTAACCCTCATACCTgtgaatatgactgtatttggcaaaatggtctttgcagatgtaatcaagttaacgTGAAGTCATGAGGCTGGGTCTCAATGCAATCTGACTGGA comes from the Ailuropoda melanoleuca isolate Jingjing chromosome 13, ASM200744v2, whole genome shotgun sequence genome and includes:
- the GDF5 gene encoding growth/differentiation factor 5 yields the protein MRLPKLLTFLLWHLAWLDLEFICTVSGAPDLGQRPQGARPGLAKAEAKERPPLARSIFRPGGHSYGGGPTNARAKGGTGQTGGLTQPKKDESKKLPPRSGGPEPKPGHPPQTRQAATRTVTPKGQLPGGKAPPKAGSVPSPFLLKKARETGPPQEPKEPFRPPPITPHEYMLSLYRTLSDADRKGGNSSVKLEAGLANTITSFIDKGQDDRGPVVRKQRYVFDISALEKDGLLGAELRILRKKPSDTAKPVAPGIGRAAQLKLSGCPSGRQPAALLDVRSVPGLDGSGWEVFDIWKLFRNFKNSAQLCLELEAWERGRAVDLRGLGFDRTARQVHEKALFLVFGRTKKRDLFFNEIKARSGQDDKTVYEYLFSQRRKRRAPLATRQGKRPSKNPKARCSRKALHVNFKDMGWDDWIIAPLEYEAFHCEGLCEFPLRSHLEPTNHAVIQTLMNSMDPESTPPTCCVPTRLSPISILFIDSANNVVYKQYEDMVVESCGCR